From a region of the Ignavibacteria bacterium genome:
- the glgB gene encoding 1,4-alpha-glucan branching protein GlgB, which translates to MISFRKFTKDNYQKIVNFENINPFDILGPHYNSEKKEFFVNCYFPNAEEVRIIPAIQTRKEQVMKRVEGSDLFQASFRNVAEEFSNKFSVKYSEGYPIEMEDPYSFHTDITDFDLYLLGTGSLHKSYDNFGARVKEKRGVKGVEFVVWAPSVQAVCVTGNFNQWGIGNFPMHNVNGSGVWALFIPGIDEGEVYKYGLKPWEGDVFFKSDPYAFQMEVRPKTGSIVCNIEGFEWNDEEWMKKREGFDFQKEAISIYELHPGSFKRNEEGGFLNYKDLAIEVVNYVKEMGYTHVELMPIMEHPLDQSWGYQVINYFAPTSRFGTAKDFMWFVDYCHNSGIGVILDWVPAHFPSDEHGLASFDGSQLYAYKSWKKGYHMDWGTFVFDYGRNEVRNFLISNAIYWLDKYHIDGLRVDAVASMLYLDYSRKEGEWEPNIYGGRENLEAIEFIKELNVKVHEYFKGVVMIAEESTAFPGVTLPVYLGGLGFDMKWNMGWMNDILKYFSNDPVHRKYHHNLITFSMWYAFSENFILPISHDEVVHGKRTLFEKMPGDAWQKFANLRLFFGFMFGHPGKKLNFMGNDIAMYNEWNCDSNIDWYLADFDMHKKVNLLVKDLNSLYKSYRALSDIDFKNEGFEWLDFSDWENSVIAFIRKSRDGKQSVMFTFNFTPVVRENYIIGVPFEGYYREILNTDALEYGGSGVGNGGGVHTTKERRFNWENSVRINLPPLGANVFVYERE; encoded by the coding sequence GTGATTAGTTTCAGAAAGTTTACGAAAGACAATTATCAAAAAATAGTAAATTTTGAGAATATCAATCCATTTGATATACTCGGACCGCATTACAACAGCGAGAAGAAAGAGTTCTTTGTTAACTGTTATTTTCCAAATGCAGAAGAAGTAAGAATAATACCAGCAATACAAACGAGGAAAGAGCAAGTCATGAAGCGTGTAGAAGGGTCGGATTTATTTCAGGCAAGTTTCAGGAATGTAGCAGAAGAATTTAGTAATAAATTCAGCGTGAAATATTCGGAAGGGTATCCAATCGAAATGGAAGACCCATACAGCTTTCATACAGATATAACAGATTTTGACCTTTACCTGCTGGGTACGGGTAGTCTTCATAAGAGTTATGATAATTTCGGAGCAAGGGTGAAAGAAAAAAGAGGAGTAAAGGGTGTTGAGTTTGTTGTATGGGCACCGAGCGTACAGGCGGTTTGCGTAACAGGAAATTTTAATCAATGGGGTATCGGAAATTTTCCAATGCACAACGTAAACGGCTCGGGAGTCTGGGCTCTTTTCATACCCGGCATTGACGAAGGGGAAGTATATAAGTACGGATTAAAGCCTTGGGAGGGTGACGTGTTTTTTAAAAGCGACCCATATGCATTTCAGATGGAAGTAAGACCGAAGACGGGTTCAATAGTCTGCAATATTGAAGGGTTTGAATGGAACGACGAAGAATGGATGAAAAAGAGAGAGGGTTTTGATTTTCAAAAAGAAGCGATATCAATATACGAATTGCATCCCGGAAGTTTTAAAAGAAATGAGGAAGGAGGGTTTTTAAATTATAAAGACCTTGCGATAGAGGTTGTGAATTATGTAAAGGAAATGGGTTACACACACGTAGAGCTAATGCCTATTATGGAGCATCCACTTGATCAGTCGTGGGGATATCAGGTAATAAATTATTTTGCACCAACGAGCAGATTCGGTACGGCAAAAGATTTCATGTGGTTTGTTGATTACTGTCATAATTCAGGAATAGGGGTAATTCTTGACTGGGTACCAGCCCATTTCCCGAGCGATGAACACGGACTTGCGAGTTTTGACGGTTCACAGCTATATGCATACAAAAGCTGGAAGAAGGGTTACCACATGGACTGGGGAACTTTTGTGTTTGATTACGGAAGGAATGAAGTAAGAAATTTTCTGATATCGAATGCAATATACTGGTTAGACAAGTATCACATAGACGGACTGCGCGTAGATGCGGTAGCCTCGATGCTATATCTTGATTATTCAAGAAAAGAAGGAGAATGGGAACCGAATATTTACGGCGGAAGAGAAAATCTTGAAGCGATAGAATTCATAAAAGAGTTAAATGTAAAAGTACACGAATACTTCAAAGGAGTAGTGATGATAGCGGAGGAAAGCACAGCTTTTCCGGGTGTAACGCTGCCTGTATATCTCGGCGGGCTAGGCTTTGACATGAAATGGAACATGGGATGGATGAATGATATACTTAAATATTTTTCTAATGACCCTGTACACAGAAAGTATCATCATAATCTGATAACATTTTCCATGTGGTATGCATTCAGCGAGAATTTTATACTGCCTATATCACACGATGAGGTTGTACATGGAAAGAGAACACTGTTTGAAAAAATGCCCGGAGATGCATGGCAGAAGTTTGCGAACTTAAGACTCTTTTTTGGTTTTATGTTCGGACATCCGGGAAAGAAATTAAACTTTATGGGAAATGATATTGCGATGTACAATGAATGGAATTGCGATAGCAACATTGACTGGTATCTTGCAGACTTTGACATGCATAAAAAGGTTAATCTCTTAGTAAAGGACCTGAATTCTTTATATAAAAGTTACAGAGCTTTGAGCGACATAGATTTTAAGAACGAAGGATTTGAATGGCTCGATTTTTCCGATTGGGAGAACTCAGTAATTGCATTTATAAGAAAATCGAGAGACGGTAAACAGTCAGTAATGTTCACTTTTAATTTCACACCTGTAGTAAGAGAGAATTATATAATAGGTGTACCTTTTGAAGGTTACTACAGAGAAATACTTAACACAGATGCACTTGAATACGGAGGCAGCGGAGTCGGTAACGGTGGAGGGGTACACACAACGAAGGAGAGAAGATTCAACTGGGAGAACTCAGTTAGAATAAACCTGCCGCCACTTGGAGCTAATGTATTTGTGTATGAAAGGGAGTAA
- the nhaA gene encoding Na+/H+ antiporter NhaA, which translates to MKKKIEVVENPRIRKILKPAIRFFQLEQASGLLLIAVAIVAIVWANSPLASSYFSIWSSKVSFGFGEFKIEKDFLHWINDGLMVVFFFVVGLEIKRELLIGELSSVKNAVMPAVAALGGMIFPAIIYFSINSTGEAAQGWGIPMATDIAFAIGILSILGNRVPFALKIFLTAVAIIDDLGAVIVIAVFYSTNISLMMLGAAGIVLIILIVLNYLQIKSPLVYILFGLVLWFLFLKSGVHATIAGVVLAFTIPTKTRMNGKKFFDETSDALAEMKERDLVKDENRISVSVNEVLYTIEENCEKATAPAHRLEHKLHPYVAFFIMPVFALANAGVSLGGVSGGVINGVTLGIIAGLFIGKVLGVGLFSMAAVKLGLGVLPTGSSLRQIIGTGFLAGIGFTMSLFIGSLAFNNQELIDFAKIGIITGSLFSGIVGYMILKKG; encoded by the coding sequence ATGAAAAAGAAAATAGAAGTAGTAGAGAATCCGAGGATTCGTAAAATTTTAAAGCCTGCCATAAGGTTTTTTCAATTAGAGCAAGCAAGCGGTTTATTATTAATCGCAGTTGCAATAGTTGCTATTGTATGGGCAAACAGTCCACTAGCTTCATCATATTTCAGCATCTGGTCAAGCAAGGTAAGTTTCGGTTTCGGTGAATTTAAGATTGAGAAAGATTTTTTACACTGGATAAACGACGGTTTAATGGTTGTGTTTTTCTTCGTTGTAGGACTTGAGATAAAAAGAGAACTTCTCATAGGAGAGCTATCGAGTGTAAAGAATGCTGTAATGCCTGCTGTTGCGGCATTGGGCGGGATGATATTTCCTGCTATTATTTACTTCTCGATAAACAGTACAGGCGAAGCTGCACAAGGATGGGGTATTCCGATGGCAACTGACATTGCATTTGCAATAGGAATACTTTCAATACTTGGTAACCGAGTACCGTTTGCGCTGAAAATATTTCTAACAGCAGTTGCAATAATTGATGATCTTGGTGCAGTAATAGTTATTGCCGTCTTTTATTCAACAAATATTTCTTTAATGATGCTCGGTGCTGCAGGAATAGTGCTTATAATTTTGATAGTATTAAATTACCTGCAGATTAAGTCACCGCTTGTGTATATTTTATTCGGATTAGTACTATGGTTTTTATTTTTGAAGAGCGGCGTGCATGCAACGATTGCAGGTGTGGTACTTGCATTTACGATACCGACAAAGACTCGAATGAACGGCAAGAAGTTTTTTGATGAAACAAGCGATGCACTGGCAGAGATGAAAGAAAGGGATCTTGTTAAGGATGAGAACAGGATTTCGGTGTCAGTGAACGAAGTACTATACACAATAGAAGAGAATTGCGAAAAAGCAACAGCCCCAGCACACAGACTTGAGCATAAACTACATCCATACGTTGCATTTTTCATCATGCCTGTTTTCGCACTTGCAAATGCCGGAGTATCATTGGGAGGAGTAAGCGGCGGTGTAATAAACGGAGTAACTTTAGGAATAATAGCCGGCTTATTTATAGGCAAAGTACTTGGTGTAGGATTATTTTCGATGGCAGCTGTGAAGCTTGGATTAGGAGTATTACCTACGGGTTCGAGTTTACGACAGATTATCGGAACCGGATTTTTAGCCGGGATTGGCTTTACGATGAGTTTATTTATAGGTTCGCTGGCATTCAACAATCAGGAACTGATTGATTTTGCAAAGATAGGAATAATAACCGGATCTTTGTTTTCGGGAATAGTAGGATACATGATATTAAAAAAGGGTTAA